One Salmo trutta chromosome 12, fSalTru1.1, whole genome shotgun sequence genomic region harbors:
- the LOC115203808 gene encoding E3 ubiquitin-protein ligase RNF165 isoform X1, translated as MVLVHVGYLVLPVFGSVRNRGAHFTRHQHSHATSCRHFNLAAPQAPISAEFPLGHASQPPQTGLAPHLSPAPHQPPALPAPPQFQDVQGPPFLPQALHQQYLIQQQLLEAQHRRILPHSRRTQERVPLNPHRLRSGYDYSPPLHVPQPISQQPRYLAEGTDWDLSVDAGLSHHQYQLQQLPQHYQHYLAASPRMHHFPRNTTSAQVVVHEIRNYPYPQLHLLALQSLNPSRQASAVRESYEELLQLEDRLGSVSRGAVQTTIERFTFPHKYKKRKPLDMKIGEKDEETDVDEKCTICLSMLEDAEDVRRLPCMHLFHQGCVDQWLATSRKCPICRVDIETQLHPDS; from the exons GAGCACACTTCACCAGGCATCAGCACAGCCATGCTACCTCCTGCCGACATTTTAACCTGGCGGCCCCCCAGGCTCCCATCTCAGCAGAGTTCCCCCTGGGTCATGCCAGCCAGCCCCCCCAGACTGGCCTGGCCCCTCACCTGTCCCCAGCCCCCCACCAACCTCCGGCCCTGCCGGCCCCCCCTCAGTTCCAGGATGTCCAGGGGCCTCCGTTTCTACCTCAGGCCTTACACCAGCAATACCTCATCCAGCAGCAGCTTCTAGAGGCGCAGCACCGCAGGATCCTCCCACACTCCCG ACGAACACAGGAGCGAGTTCCTCTGAACCCTCACAGGCTCCGCTCGGGGTATGactactcccctcccctccacgtcCCCCAGCCAATCAGCCAGCAGCCCCGCTACCTGGCCGAGGGCACAGACTG GGACCTCAGTGTGGATGCTGGCCTCTCTCATCATCAGTACCAGCTCCAGCAGCTTCCACAGCACTATCAGCATTACCTGGCGGCATCCCCCAGAATGCACCACTTTCCCAGGAACACGACTTCTGCTCAAGTG GTTGTGCACGAGATCAGAAACTATCCATACCCCCAGCTCCACCTGCTGGCTCTACAGAGCCTCAACCCCTCACGCCAAGCTTCGGCTGTACGAGAGAGCTATGAG GAGCTGTTGCAGCTTGAAGACAGGCTGGGAAGTGTCAGTAGAGGAGCGGTTCAGACCACCATAGAGAGATTCACCTTCCCGCACAAATACAAGAAG AGGAAGCCTCTGGATATGAAGATTGGTGAGAAAGACGAGGAGACTGACGTGGATGAGAAATGTACCATCTGCCTGTCGATGCTGGAGGACGCAGAGGATGTCAG GCGGTTACCCTGCATGCACCTCTTCCACCAGGGCTGTGTGGACCAGTGGCTGGCGACCAGCAGAAAGTGTCCAATCTGCCGCGTGGACATCGAGACGCAGCTCCATCCTGACAGCTGA
- the LOC115203808 gene encoding E3 ubiquitin-protein ligase RNF165 isoform X3 codes for MHNSLLLQYGMTPSCSGAHFTRHQHSHATSCRHFNLAAPQAPISAEFPLGHASQPPQTGLAPHLSPAPHQPPALPAPPQFQDVQGPPFLPQALHQQYLIQQQLLEAQHRRILPHSRRTQERVPLNPHRLRSGYDYSPPLHVPQPISQQPRYLAEGTDWDLSVDAGLSHHQYQLQQLPQHYQHYLAASPRMHHFPRNTTSAQVVVHEIRNYPYPQLHLLALQSLNPSRQASAVRESYEELLQLEDRLGSVSRGAVQTTIERFTFPHKYKKRKPLDMKIGEKDEETDVDEKCTICLSMLEDAEDVRRLPCMHLFHQGCVDQWLATSRKCPICRVDIETQLHPDS; via the exons GAGCACACTTCACCAGGCATCAGCACAGCCATGCTACCTCCTGCCGACATTTTAACCTGGCGGCCCCCCAGGCTCCCATCTCAGCAGAGTTCCCCCTGGGTCATGCCAGCCAGCCCCCCCAGACTGGCCTGGCCCCTCACCTGTCCCCAGCCCCCCACCAACCTCCGGCCCTGCCGGCCCCCCCTCAGTTCCAGGATGTCCAGGGGCCTCCGTTTCTACCTCAGGCCTTACACCAGCAATACCTCATCCAGCAGCAGCTTCTAGAGGCGCAGCACCGCAGGATCCTCCCACACTCCCG ACGAACACAGGAGCGAGTTCCTCTGAACCCTCACAGGCTCCGCTCGGGGTATGactactcccctcccctccacgtcCCCCAGCCAATCAGCCAGCAGCCCCGCTACCTGGCCGAGGGCACAGACTG GGACCTCAGTGTGGATGCTGGCCTCTCTCATCATCAGTACCAGCTCCAGCAGCTTCCACAGCACTATCAGCATTACCTGGCGGCATCCCCCAGAATGCACCACTTTCCCAGGAACACGACTTCTGCTCAAGTG GTTGTGCACGAGATCAGAAACTATCCATACCCCCAGCTCCACCTGCTGGCTCTACAGAGCCTCAACCCCTCACGCCAAGCTTCGGCTGTACGAGAGAGCTATGAG GAGCTGTTGCAGCTTGAAGACAGGCTGGGAAGTGTCAGTAGAGGAGCGGTTCAGACCACCATAGAGAGATTCACCTTCCCGCACAAATACAAGAAG AGGAAGCCTCTGGATATGAAGATTGGTGAGAAAGACGAGGAGACTGACGTGGATGAGAAATGTACCATCTGCCTGTCGATGCTGGAGGACGCAGAGGATGTCAG GCGGTTACCCTGCATGCACCTCTTCCACCAGGGCTGTGTGGACCAGTGGCTGGCGACCAGCAGAAAGTGTCCAATCTGCCGCGTGGACATCGAGACGCAGCTCCATCCTGACAGCTGA
- the LOC115203808 gene encoding E3 ubiquitin-protein ligase RNF165 isoform X2, whose amino-acid sequence MVLVHVGYLVLPVFGSVRNRGAHFTRHQHSHATSCRHFNLAAPQAPISAEFPLGHASQPPQTGLAPHLSPAPHQPPALPAPPQFQDVQGPPFLPQALHQQYLIQQQLLEAQHRRILPHSRRTQERVPLNPHRLRSGYDYSPPLHVPQPISQQPRYLAEGTDWDLSVDAGLSHHQYQLQQLPQHYQHYLAASPRMHHFPRNTTSAQVVVHEIRNYPYPQLHLLALQSLNPSRQASAVRESYELLQLEDRLGSVSRGAVQTTIERFTFPHKYKKRKPLDMKIGEKDEETDVDEKCTICLSMLEDAEDVRRLPCMHLFHQGCVDQWLATSRKCPICRVDIETQLHPDS is encoded by the exons GAGCACACTTCACCAGGCATCAGCACAGCCATGCTACCTCCTGCCGACATTTTAACCTGGCGGCCCCCCAGGCTCCCATCTCAGCAGAGTTCCCCCTGGGTCATGCCAGCCAGCCCCCCCAGACTGGCCTGGCCCCTCACCTGTCCCCAGCCCCCCACCAACCTCCGGCCCTGCCGGCCCCCCCTCAGTTCCAGGATGTCCAGGGGCCTCCGTTTCTACCTCAGGCCTTACACCAGCAATACCTCATCCAGCAGCAGCTTCTAGAGGCGCAGCACCGCAGGATCCTCCCACACTCCCG ACGAACACAGGAGCGAGTTCCTCTGAACCCTCACAGGCTCCGCTCGGGGTATGactactcccctcccctccacgtcCCCCAGCCAATCAGCCAGCAGCCCCGCTACCTGGCCGAGGGCACAGACTG GGACCTCAGTGTGGATGCTGGCCTCTCTCATCATCAGTACCAGCTCCAGCAGCTTCCACAGCACTATCAGCATTACCTGGCGGCATCCCCCAGAATGCACCACTTTCCCAGGAACACGACTTCTGCTCAAGTG GTTGTGCACGAGATCAGAAACTATCCATACCCCCAGCTCCACCTGCTGGCTCTACAGAGCCTCAACCCCTCACGCCAAGCTTCGGCTGTACGAGAGAGCTATGAG CTGTTGCAGCTTGAAGACAGGCTGGGAAGTGTCAGTAGAGGAGCGGTTCAGACCACCATAGAGAGATTCACCTTCCCGCACAAATACAAGAAG AGGAAGCCTCTGGATATGAAGATTGGTGAGAAAGACGAGGAGACTGACGTGGATGAGAAATGTACCATCTGCCTGTCGATGCTGGAGGACGCAGAGGATGTCAG GCGGTTACCCTGCATGCACCTCTTCCACCAGGGCTGTGTGGACCAGTGGCTGGCGACCAGCAGAAAGTGTCCAATCTGCCGCGTGGACATCGAGACGCAGCTCCATCCTGACAGCTGA